In Nitrospirota bacterium, the genomic window CGAGGCCGAGCTGAAGCGCGTCAATGAACAGCTTTTCCGCCAGGCAACGACAGACGTATTGACCGGCGTTTATAACCGCCTGAAGTTCAATGAGGTGCTCGAAGCAGAGATAAGGCGGGTCATGAGGCATTTCTCACCGCTCTCGCTCATCATGCTCGACATCGACCATTTCAAGGGGATCAACGATACCTTCGGGCACAGTACCGGCGACCGCGTGCTGCAGCAGATGGCGCAGCTCATGAAGGACAATCTCAGGAAGTACGAGTCCCTCGCCCGCTGGGGAGGGGAAGAATTCATGATCCTTGTTCCCGATGATGATTTGGAGCAGGCCTCCCAACTTGCCGAGAGACTGCGGGGGGTCATCGAACAATCCACCTTCTCGGCAGCATCGCCGGTGACCGGCAGTTTCGGAGTCACCCAGCTCAGGGAAGACGACACCATCGATTCCTTAATCAACAGGGCGGATGATGCACTCTATCGCGCCAAGAAGCGCGGCAGGAACAGGGTGGAGACGGCATGACGATTGGTGGAAGGGGGGGCCAAGAGCGGGAGGGTCGCGACCGGATGTGGAGCCGTGTCGAAGGTTCTTTCCCCGTTCAGTGGCTCCTTCTCGGCGTTGCGCTCCTGCTGCTCGGCGTTGCGCTGATGTACAACCTCGCCAAGAGCAAGGCGGACCTCCTGGCGGGAGAGCGTCTGCGCCTGCATACCCAGGCGCGGGTCATCAATGACAATCTCGCCCAGCAGTTGGAGGGGACCGACAGGGCCCTCCTGTCCATCCGCGACGAACTCAGGGGCCGGCCCGCGGCCCAATGGTCGCTTGCGGTTTCCACTCGCCGCTTGAAAGCGCTCGATGACGTGATGCCCGGCGTCCGGACGCTCTTTGTCGCCGACTCCCGGGGTATCATACGTCTCTCCGACCGGAAGGAGATCATCGGATACGACCTCGGCCAGCGGGAGTATTTTCACCAGGCCCGCGAGCATCCCGACACGGATACACTGTTCGTTTCAAAGCCGTACAAGACAATTCTGGGCGCCTGGGTCATGAACCTGACCCGGGTGATCCCGGGAAGGAACAACGAATTCAGCGGCATCGTGGTGGCGACGCTCGATCCCGATTTTTTCAAGACCCTGCTGGGGTCGGTGAACTACGCCCCTGACATGGCGGCCTCGGTCGTTCATGGAGACGGTATGCAGTTCCTGGTCGTGCCTGAACAGGAAGCCGGGGCGGGTGGGAGCCTGGCCCAATCCGGTTCGTTCTTCGCGCGCCATCGGGAAAGCGGCAGGGACGAGAACCTGTTCACCGGCGCGGCGGGGAAAGCGCGCATAGTGGTGCTGCGCACGATCAGGCCCGCCAGCGTCCCCCTGGACAAGCCAATGGTGGCCGTCGTGGGAAGAGACCTCTCCGCGATCACCTCCGGCTGGAGGAAGGATGCGCTGAGCCAGGGCGCGATCTTCGGCATCATTGCCCTGACATCATTCGCCGCTCTTGCGGCCTTCCAGCGGCGCCAGGGCGCCCACCACCGGCAGATGGAGATCACGAACGTCAGGCTGCGCGAAAGTGAGGCCCGTTTCCGCAGGCTTTTCGAGGACACCGCTGAAGCCGTTCTGCTGATGGAGGGCGGCCGTTTCATAGATTGTAATCGCGCGGCGCTTGCGATGCTGCGCAGGGAGTCCGTGGACGAGGTTCGTGGTCTTTCGCCGGACAGAATATCGCCCGAGTACCAGCCCGACGGCCGGCCTTCCGGCCAAAAATCGGCCGCGCTGCTCGCCGCCGCGTTCGAACAGGGGAACCAGCTGTTCGAATGGGAGCACGTCCGCGCCGACGGCGAACATTTCTTCGTCGAGGTGCTGCTCACGCCCATCCTGAGCCGGGATCGGCAGCTGCTCCACGTGGTCTGGCGCGACATCGGCGAGCGGAAGCGGGCGGAATCATTGCTCCGCGCCCGGGTGAGGCTCAATGACATCGCGAGGGAACGCTCGCTGGACGACATGATGCAGGCCGCCCTGGACGAGGCAGAGGCGCTCACCAACAGTACCATCGGCTTCTTCCACTTCCTGGGGGAGGACCAGACGACCCTGCAGCTCCAGGCCTGGTCGACCAACACCATCGGGAGCATGTGCACCGCCGAAGGCAAGGGGAAGCACTACCCGGTCAGCGCCGCGGGGGTATGGGCCGACTGCATCCGGGAGCGCAAGCCGATCATCCACAACGACTACCGGGGTCTGCCGAACCGGAGAGGGCTCCCGGAGGGGCATGCCCCGGTCATCCGCGAGGTGGTCGTGCCGGTCGTGCGCTACAACAGGATCGATGTCATCATGGGCGTTGGCAACAAGGCGCGCGACTACACGCAGAAGGATGTCGATACCCTGACGACCTTAGCAGCCGCGGCAAGCGATATCGTGCTGCGAAAGCGGGCGGAAGAGATGCTTGCGCACATGGCGGCCATCGTTCAATCTTCGGATGACGCGATCATCAGCAAGACGATCGACGGCGTCATCACCAGTTGGAACCCCGGAGCGGAAAAGCTGTTCGGGTACGGAGCGGAGGAGGTCATCGGCCGGTCCATGGCCATGCTGTTCCCGCCCGATCGAGCCGCGGAGGAGCGGGACATCCTCTCCCGCATCGCGCGGGGGGAACGGGTCGAGCACGTTGAGACGGTACGGATACGCAAGAACGCGCAATGGGTCGATGTCTCGGCGGCTATTTCGCCGATCAAGGACCAGGACGGGACAATCATCGGGGCGTCGACGATCGCACGCGACATCACGGAGCGCAAGAGGGCCGAAGCGCGACTGAAGCAGGTCATGTTCGAGCTCGAGCGCTCGAACCGGGACCTGGAGCAGTTCGCCTACGTCGCCTCCCACGACCTGCAGGAGCCCCTGCGCAAGGTCGCGAGCTTCACGGAGCTGCTCGAGAAGCGGTACCGGGGGAAGCTCGACGAAAAAGCGGACACCTATGTTGCTTACATCGTGGACGGCGCCAGGCGCATGCAGATGCTGATCAAGGACCTCCTGGCCTATTCGCGCATCACGACGCGCGGCCAGGGGTTCGTCAAAAACGACTGTAATGCGGTGCTCGGCCGCGTGCTGAAGGACATCGATGTGGTCATCCATGAGTCCGGCGCATCCATCACGGCCGATCCGCTTCCCACGGTGCCGGGAGACGAAACGCAGCTGGGACAGCTGTTCCAGAACCTCGTTGGGAACGCGGTGAAGTACCACGGCGACGCGGCTCCCCGGGTGCATATCTCAGCAGTCCGGAAAGACGCGGAATGGGAGTTTTCAGTGAAGGACAACGGCATCGGAATCCCGATGGAATACGCCGAGCGGATATTCGTGATCTTCCAGCGGCTTCATACACGGACGGAGTACTCTGGCACCGGCATCGGACTTGCGGTCTGCAAGAAGATCGTGGAGCGCCACGGCGGGCGGATCTGGGTGGAATCGGAGCCAGGAAGGGGCTCGATTTTTTACTTTACATTGCCGGCCGAATGATGGTATGTATTTTCCGTCCCCGGCAGCGCCAGGGAACGGATGCGTCAAGGAGAAGGAAGTTCCGGGCCGGCCGCTTGAGAGCCGCGCGGAGGAGACGAAGCATGAGAACTCGAAAAGATATCGATGTGCTGCTGGTCGAGGATGACGCCGGCGACGTGGAACTGACCCGGGAGGGGCTGGCTGCGGCAAAGCTGATCGTCAACCTCCATGTGGTAGACGACGGTGTAAAGGCGCTCAAGTTCCTGCGACGCGAACATCCCTATTCCGATGTTCCGCGGCCTGACGTGGTCCTCCTCGACCTCAATATGCCGAAGAAGGACGGCAGGGAAGTGCTCAAGGAGATCAAGGACGACAAGAACCTCCACAGCATCCCGGTAGTTATCCTGACTACGTCGGATGCCGATGCCGACATCGTGAAGTGCTACGACCTGGGGGCAAATTGTTATATAACCAAGCCCGTAGGATTTGACGCCTTCATCAAGGTGGTAAATACGCTTGAAGAATTCTGGTTCACGGTGGTGAAGATGCCGCCCAAGCCGTGATGCCTCGACCGAAATACCCTGAGCGCTCTCCCATGAATCCCGCGACTTGCAATCCCCCGGCTCCTGCCCGGGGTAATGCGTCGTAGTCCGCAGGAGGTCGCGTCCCTAAAGGGGCGCCGCCAGCTCCCGCAGGTGGGGCTCCACTGCCCGGAAATTTCCATTGCGTCCTCAAGGACCTTTTTTCTGTAGTGCACAGACCGCCGCAGACGCAGGTAATGTGGTGTGATCGTTGCGCTACCAACGGTAACACACCGCAGTTCCCATCGTAATTTCCCTACCCTTTTTGCCCGGAATTTGATAAGCTTTTTACGCGGTCTTTTATCTCGCTCTGCTCCGTTCAGTGTTCTGCCGCACCGGGAGTTCCCATGTTCAAACTCACTCCTTTCAGGATCATCCTCATATACATCGTCCTCAGCGTCACCTGGATCGCGACGTCCGATCTGCTCGTCGAGGCGATCGCGGCGAACACCCGCATGTACACGATCCTGAGCATCATCAAGGGCTGGCTGTTCATCTTCGTGACCGCCTCGATCATGTACGGCCTCATGAAGCAGTACGCCATCGGCCGCGACCGGGCTGATCAGGCGCTGCACGAGAGCGAGGAGCGCTGGAAGTTCGCCCTCGAAGGCGCCGGGGACGGCCTCTGGGACTGGAACGTGCAGACCAACGAGGTATTTTACTCCCATCAGTGGAAAGCGATGCTGGGATACGGAGATGACGAGATCGGCAACACTCTCGATGAATGGGACAAGCGGGTCCATCCCGGGGACAAGGAATACGTGTACCGCGAGATCCAAAGGCACTTTTCCGGGGAGGCCCCCGTGTACATGAGCGAGCACCGAATGCTGAGCAGGGACGGAACGTACAAGTGGGTCCTCGACCGGGGCAAGATCGTCACCCGCACTTCCGACGGAAAGGCACTGCGCGTTATCGGCACCCATACCGACATCACCGAGCGAAGGCGGGCCGGGGAAGCGCTGCAAGAGAGCCAGGAGCGTTTCAAGGAGCTCGCGGACTCCCTGCCGCAGTCCGTCTTCGAGTGCGACCTGCAGGGCAACTTCACCTACTTCAACAAGACCGGCCTGAAAGCCTTCGGCTACACTGAGTCTGATATCAGCGCGGGTATGAGCGTCCTGCAAGTCGTCGATCCGCAGGACCGGCAGCTGGTCCGCGAGGCCATGGAGCGGCGGCTCGAGGGCCAGCAGTTCGGGTACACGGAGTTTCACGCCCTTCGCCGGGACGGGAGCACCTTCTTCGTGGGCGTTCATACCGCACCGATCAGGCGCGGGGACAGAACCGTCGGCCTGCGGGGGCTTGCCATCGATATGTCGGACCACAAACTGGTCGAAGCGGAGATGCAGAAGGTGGAGAAGCTGGAATCGCTCGGCATCCTGGCAGGCGGCATCGCCCATGACTTCAACAATATCCTGACGGCGATCCTCGGCAACATCGCCCTGGCGCGCATGCGGCTCAAGCCGGGCTCCTTCGAACACGACCGGCTCAACGACGCCGAAAAGGCCTCGAACCATGCCAGGGACCTGACCATGCAGCTGCTCACCTTTTCGAAGGGAGGCGAGCCCGTCACAAAGACCGTCGCGATCGACCAGGTGATCCGGGACGCGGTGGGCTTCGCGCTGCGCGGCGCGCGGGTGAGGAGTTCGCTGCACTTTGACGTCGGCCTCTGGCCTGTCGAGGCGGACGCGGGACAGATGAGTCAGGTATTCCAGAACCTCGTACTGAATGCCTGCCAGGCCATGCCCGAAGGCGGGGTGATTACCATCGAGGCCTGCAACGCCCGGGAGGAGATGCTGAACGTGCTGCCGGCGCGGCGGGGCCGCTATGTGCACGTGACGGTGCGCGATGAAGGCACGGGTATCCCGGAGGAATATCTCGCCAAGATCTTCGACCCCTTTTTCACGACGAAGCAGACCGGGAGCGGCCTCGGACTCGCGGTCACCTATTCCATCATCAAGAACCACGGCGGCCAGATCACCGTCAGCTCCCGGATCGGTCAGGGGACGACCTTCACGCTCCTGCTGCCCGCGTCGGAGTCGCCCGCAGCAGAGCTTCAGGCAGCTTCCGCCGTCTCGTTCCGGGGAAAGGGCAGCATCCTGATCATGGATGACGAGGAAATGGTGAGGAACGTCGCCGGCGACATGGTCCGTGAATTCGGCTTTGAGGTCGTTTTCGCGCGGGACGGTCTGGAAGCGGTGCGTCTCTATAAGGATGCGGCGGATGCGGGGAAGCCTTTTGTCGCGGTCATCATGGATCTGACCATACCGGGCGGCATGGGAGGCAGGGAAGCGGTCCAAGAGCTGCTGCACATCGACCCCAATGTCCGCGCCATCGCGTCGAGCGGATATTCGAACGACCCGGTGATGGCCAATCACCGGGAGTACGGATTCAGCGCGGTCATCGCAAAACCCTACAAGCCTGAGGATCTGGGTTTACTCCTGCGGGACCTGCTGAAGGCCTAGATGCTCTCGCAGCACCGGCAAGAACGAGATGATCGCGATCGGCATGCCTCCCCTCCTTCTCTCCATGGCTGCGCCGGGGGGAAAACCCTTCACCTTTCATTTCGGCGTCAGCGAGACGATCGCTTTCAGCATCAGAAGAACCCAGGGCGTTCCATGCAGCACCAGATCGAACCAGTCGATCGGCCTGACGAGTTCGCCTTTCGCAAGCATGTGGAGCTTTTCCCAGATGTGGGGAGGCGCGAACGGGGCGAGCCCCAGCGTCAAACAGGCCAGGATCAGGATTCCCCAGGGCAGCTTTGCCAGCACGTCGACCATCTTCCTCCTCGCCCGATGCCCCGCGGCTGCGCCGGCGAGCGTGCATCCGGATCGCTATCCTCTGACGGTGCCGACGGGTCCTTTTTTCTGTTTCCCCCGGGCCTCCAACTGGCGCCGGGTGGGCGTTTCCTGCACTTCGAGAAATTCTTCGACCCCTAATGCGGTAAACAGCCTCCGGATGGCGTCGCCCGGCGTCCTGGTTACGATGTCAGAAGAGTCGGGCATGGGCGATTTCAAAACCAGCTTTCCGTACCTTCTAAAGCTGTCCTCGGTCATTGCCTCGGCCAGTTTGATGATCCCGGGCAGGGAAAGGGACTCCTCGTCGAATTCGATGACGGACAGACCGATGGCCTTTTTCAGGAAGGGATCCAGATCCAGCCTGTCCATGATGATCAGGGCCAGGTCTTTTTCATGCTTTTCGATGAAGTCATCGCTAAGGTCCATCCCCAGTTCCCGCGCCTTCAAGAGCGCATTTTTCCCGAGTTGGGAAAGAAGCCCCCCTGTCTCTACCTTGCGCACGAGTTCATCCTTGAGGTTCATCTGCTCGGCGATGGTCCTTCCGAGTATGCCGATGCTGGCGCTTTTCGCGGCACGCAGCCTGGCCTCGGGGCCCTTGCCGAGCGCAAAGAGCGAAAGCGAGAAAAAGAGGAGTTTCACCCGGTCAGCGCCAAGGCGCATGACGGCGTCAAAGAAATCGGGGACCTCTGCCTGCGTGCTGTGGCTGAAGTAAACGGAACGCGCGATCTCGAGGATGGTGACCGCAAGCTCCGGGTTCTTGACGGCGATCTTTGCCCCCAGCTCCTCAATCTTGCCTTTGCCGGCGTTGACATCATCGAGGATATTCAGTTCAGACAGGTTGATTCCCCGGCTGATCCCCGAGAAAATGTGCTCTTCTATGGTCTTCAGGATCCGCAGATCCGTTTCCGGAATCGTCTCGTTCATGGTCCTCTCCTTTCCGGAGGGCCCGCAGGTCGCAGCAGAAAGCTCTGAATAAACTATAGCACAAAAGGGCGGCGCCGGTACACCCGCGCGGCAGCGGGACACATCAGGGTATGGTCTTTTCAATTCAGGCCCGTTTGTGTATACTGCGAAGACCGTATCCGATCGAGAACGCGATCTCTATGCTCAATCCCTCCGACATCAGCACTCCCTCCGGACTTTCGGAGTCCGAAGCGGCCGCGCGGCTCCAGACCGAAGGATACAACGAGATACCGTCCGCGAAGAAGCGGAGCACGATCGCGATAGCCCTGGAGGTCGCGCGGGAGCCCATGTTCCTCCTCCTTGTCGCCTGTGGGGCCATTTACCTGGTCCTGGGCGATCTCCGGGAAGCCGTCATGCTGCTCGGCTTCGTGTTCGTGGTCGTCGGCATCACCCTGTACCAGGAGCGCAAGACAGAGCGGGCGCTCGAAGCGCTTCGGGACCTGTCAAGCCCCCGCGCACTGGTCATCAGGGAGGGCAGGCAGAGGCGTATTCCCGGCAGGGAAGTGGTGCGCGGCGACGTCATTGTCCTCGTCGAGGGCGACCGGGTGCCGGCAGACGCGGTAATCCAGTCCTGCACGAATCTGTCCGTGGATGAATCGCTGCTGACCGGGGAATCCGTTTCGGTCCGGAAGAAGGCGTGCAATGATACCGGCGGGATGACCCGGCCGGGCGGCGAGGATCTGCCGTTCCTCTACTCGGGGACGCTCGTCGTCAAAGGGCAGGGGATCGCGACCGTCCAGGTCACGGGCGCTGATACGGAAATGGGAAAGATCGGCAGGGCGCTCCGGATCGTGGAGACGGAGGAGACCCCGCTCCAGCGGGAGACGGAGCAGATCGTCCGCAGGCTCGCGCTCCTCGGGCTGTTCCTGTGCACGATCGTGGTCATCGTCTATGGAGTGACGCGCTCGAACTGGCTCGACGGCTTTCTCGCGGGCATCACGCTCGCCATGGCATTACTGCCCGAGGAATTCCCCGTGGTGCTCACCATTTTCCTCGCCCTCGGAGCGTGGCGCATTTCCCGGCAGCGGGTCCTCACGAGGCGGGTCCCCGCTGTCGAGACCCTCGGCGCTGCGACCGTGCTCTGCGTCGACAAGACCGGGACGCTGACGCAGAACCGAATGTCCGTCGACACGATCTGGGCCCGGAACGAGTTCTACGGGATCGATCACAGCGCGCAGGGCGCCATCCCGGAGCAGTTCCACGAAGTGATCGAATTCAGCATCCTTGCCAGCCAGAAGGCCCCCTTCGATCCCATGGAGAGGGCGTTCAAGGACCTGGGCGAACAATCTCTTTCCCGCACCGAGCATCTCCATGCCGACTGGACGCTGGTTCGCGAGTATCCGCTCTCCGACCATCTCATGGCGCTGTCCCACGTCTGGCAGTCGCCGAACGGCAGCGAGTTCGTCATCGCGTCGAAAGGGTCGCCCGAGGCGATCGCCGATCTCTGCCATCTGGACCGGGACCGGAGGGAGGAACTGGCAAAGACCGTGGAGTCCCTGGCGAACAAGGGCCTGCGCATCCTGGGCGTCGCTCGCTCCCGGTTCGTCAGCAGGGACCTCCCCGGGCAGCAGCATGATTTTCCCTTTGACTTTGTCGGCCTGGTCGGTCTTGCCGACCCCGTCCGGCCCGGTGTGCAGGAGGCAACGGCGGAATGCGCCGCAGCCGGCATCCGCGTCATCATGATCACCGGCGATTACGCAGGGACGGCCGCAAGCATAGCGAGCGCGATCGGCCTTCCCACGGCGGCCGGCATCATCACCGGGGCGGAGCTCGACGCCATGGATGACGGCGTTCTCCGGGAACGGATCAGGAGCGTGAACATTTTCGCGCGCGTCGTCCCGGAGCAGAAGCTCCGGATCGTGCAGGCCCTCAAGGCCAACAACGAGGTCGTGGCCATGACCGGAGACGGGGTGAATGACGCGCCGGCGCTCAAGGCGGCACACATCGGGATCGCCATGGGCGGGCGGGGCACCGACGTTGCCCGCGAGGCATCGGCTCTTGTGCTCCTGGACGACGATTTTTCCTCGATCGTCAAGGCGGTGCGCATGGGCCGGAGGATCTTCGATAATCTCAGGAAGGCGGTCGCTTACATAGTATCGGTCCATGTGCCGATCGCGGGCATGTCGCTCATCCCGGTCTTGTTCAAATTGCCGCTGGTGCTCCTGCCGGTGCATATCGTGTTTCTGGAATTGATCATCGATCCGGCCTGTTCCATCGTGTTCGAGGCCGAGCCGGAGGAAGCGGGCGTGATGAACAGGCCTCCGCGGGGTCCCGCTACCCCGCTCTTCAGCGCCAGGACGGTCGCGATCAGCCTGCTGCAGGGCCTGAGCGTTCTGATCGTCCTGCTGGCTGTGTTCCTCATGTCGCTCCGGCGAGGACAGGGGGCCGACGAAGCGAGAGCGATGACGTTCACTACGCTGATCGTTGCCAATCTCTGCCTCATCTTCATCAACCGCTCCTGGACCCGGCCGATCCTGTCCTCGCTGCGCACCTGGAATGCCGCGCTCTGGTCGGTGACGGGAGGCGCCGTGGTGTTTCTTGCCTTGGCGCTCTCCGTCCCTTTTTTCCGCAGGATGTTCAACTTTGCGGTCCTTCACCCCGTTGACGTCGCTGTCTGCGTCGCCGCGGGTATATTCAGCATCCTCTGGTTCGAAGTACTGAAACTGATGAACCTTCGGGGGCAGCGCTCCGCCCCGGGTGCCTGATAAAAGGAGCATATCATGTGGTTTGTCGCTGCCAAGACCCTGCTGTATCTCCTTGTGCCGCCTGCGGGCCTGTTCTTGCTCATGATCGCGGGGTTTGTCATCATCAGGCTCTGCCCCCAGTTTGGCCGATTTCTGGTCGCCACGGGCTTTCTCGCGCTCTATGCCCTGAGCATCAGCCCGGTCTCCGGCGTGCTGCTCCGGCCGCTGGAGTCCGCCGTCCCGCCGCTCAAGGATACGCGGGTCGCTGCCGACGCAGTCGTGGTCTTGGGGGGAGGCGTACGTGACCTGGGCTGGGCAGGCCTGCCCGCGGCGCCTTCCAGCGCTTCCCTCGAGCGGCTCGTAAGCGGGATCGCCCTGCAGCGCAGGCTGAATGTTCCTCTCGTCCTGGTCGGAGGGAACGGCGACCCCGCAGGGTCCGTTATTGCGGACGCCGAAGCCATGGCACGCACCGCCCGTGAAGCCGGTGTCGCTGCCAGGCGGATCATCGTCGAGAGCCGGTCCCGGAACACGATCGAAGGCGCTCAGGCGCTCGGCCGGCTGATCGCGGGCAGGCGCATCGTTCTCGTAACGTCCGCCACGCACATGAAACGGGCCGCGGCCCTCTACCGGAAGAGCGGATTCGCCGTGATCCCCGCCCCGACGGCCTATATCGGAGAACAGCGGCCGGTCACGCTCTCGTCCTTCATCCCCCATGCGTCAAACCTCGGGGAATCGGCCGTGGCCTGCACCGAGTACGCGAGCCTGTTCTGGTACACGGTGAACGGCGCGATGTGATCCGGGCGAGACAAACGCCACCCCCTGCGACTTCGCCCGTCCCGGCGACCTCCTCCCAAAACGACAGGCGTAAGCCCCTTGACAACGGCGAAGGGCGCGGTATAATTAACTTAATATTAAGTAATTTAGTATTGAAATAATTGTGCAGGGTAATGATCAGGAGCCAGCATAAGGGTAGCCGCGGCGAGGCAAGGGCGCTGAATGCGTATGTAAAGCTGATGCGGGCGGCCGAGTCGGTATCGGCGAGCATTCACGGCCATTTGAGCCGGGCGGGGCTGACCATCAGCCAATTCGGCGTGCTTGAGGCGATCTATCACCTCGGTCCACTGAGTCAGGCGGAGATTGCCCGAAAGATCCTGAAGAGCACGGGAAACATCACCATGGTGATCGATAACCTGGAGAAGCGGGGGCTGGTAAAGCGGGAACGGGACGCCGAGGACCGGAGGTACTATTCGGTCCGGCTGACGCCATCCGGGAAAAAGCTTATCGCTGACATCTTTCCCCGCCACGCCGGGCGGATCGCTCAGGGCATGAACATACTGACGAAAGCGGAGCAGGAGACACTCGGCAATCTGTGCAGGAAGCTCGGAAGGGGTATTGCCTCAGCCGGGCAAGGGGGAAAAGATGAGTAAGGACCTGCCGTTCGTAACCGAGCTGGAGCCGGGCACCTGCTTCTGGTGCAGCTGCGGCAAGTCCGGCAAAGGGCCCTTCTGTGACGGCCCGCATGCGGGGACAGGCTTCCAGCCCGTCGAGTTCTCGGTCGCCGGGAAAGCGAAGGCCGGCCTGTGTCAGTACCAACGGACGAAAAAAGCGCCTTATTGCGATGGGGCCCACTCACGGGTTGATTAAGGGCCATCGGGCGGAGAAGGACAAGAAAAGGAGGACCTCATGCTTAAGAAATTACTTCAGACGAATGATGATGTGTCAATGCTGATCCTCAGGGTGCTGCTTGGGATCGTGTTCATTCCCCACGGGATGCAGAAGCTGCTCGGCTTTTCTGGCGTGATGCAGATGTTTACCACGCAGCTTGGTATTCCGACCCTTTTCGCATTCCTGGCCATCATGACCGAGATTCTCGGGCCGGTGGGGTTGATCACCGGGCTTTTGACCCGT contains:
- a CDS encoding diguanylate cyclase; translated protein: MAKRNTSTVASDVITILLVEDDPSDVELIQEMLAQLSIRANVVCVDLLSSGLAHLGRNKTDIVLLDMNLPDSTGLETLTGLLESSPDVPVVVLTGLSDDAFGMEAVKKGAQDYLVKGEIDARMLNRALHYAIERHKLEAELKRVNEQLFRQATTDVLTGVYNRLKFNEVLEAEIRRVMRHFSPLSLIMLDIDHFKGINDTFGHSTGDRVLQQMAQLMKDNLRKYESLARWGGEEFMILVPDDDLEQASQLAERLRGVIEQSTFSAASPVTGSFGVTQLREDDTIDSLINRADDALYRAKKRGRNRVETA
- a CDS encoding PAS domain S-box protein; translation: MTIGGRGGQEREGRDRMWSRVEGSFPVQWLLLGVALLLLGVALMYNLAKSKADLLAGERLRLHTQARVINDNLAQQLEGTDRALLSIRDELRGRPAAQWSLAVSTRRLKALDDVMPGVRTLFVADSRGIIRLSDRKEIIGYDLGQREYFHQAREHPDTDTLFVSKPYKTILGAWVMNLTRVIPGRNNEFSGIVVATLDPDFFKTLLGSVNYAPDMAASVVHGDGMQFLVVPEQEAGAGGSLAQSGSFFARHRESGRDENLFTGAAGKARIVVLRTIRPASVPLDKPMVAVVGRDLSAITSGWRKDALSQGAIFGIIALTSFAALAAFQRRQGAHHRQMEITNVRLRESEARFRRLFEDTAEAVLLMEGGRFIDCNRAALAMLRRESVDEVRGLSPDRISPEYQPDGRPSGQKSAALLAAAFEQGNQLFEWEHVRADGEHFFVEVLLTPILSRDRQLLHVVWRDIGERKRAESLLRARVRLNDIARERSLDDMMQAALDEAEALTNSTIGFFHFLGEDQTTLQLQAWSTNTIGSMCTAEGKGKHYPVSAAGVWADCIRERKPIIHNDYRGLPNRRGLPEGHAPVIREVVVPVVRYNRIDVIMGVGNKARDYTQKDVDTLTTLAAAASDIVLRKRAEEMLAHMAAIVQSSDDAIISKTIDGVITSWNPGAEKLFGYGAEEVIGRSMAMLFPPDRAAEERDILSRIARGERVEHVETVRIRKNAQWVDVSAAISPIKDQDGTIIGASTIARDITERKRAEARLKQVMFELERSNRDLEQFAYVASHDLQEPLRKVASFTELLEKRYRGKLDEKADTYVAYIVDGARRMQMLIKDLLAYSRITTRGQGFVKNDCNAVLGRVLKDIDVVIHESGASITADPLPTVPGDETQLGQLFQNLVGNAVKYHGDAAPRVHISAVRKDAEWEFSVKDNGIGIPMEYAERIFVIFQRLHTRTEYSGTGIGLAVCKKIVERHGGRIWVESEPGRGSIFYFTLPAE
- a CDS encoding response regulator; the encoded protein is MRTRKDIDVLLVEDDAGDVELTREGLAAAKLIVNLHVVDDGVKALKFLRREHPYSDVPRPDVVLLDLNMPKKDGREVLKEIKDDKNLHSIPVVILTTSDADADIVKCYDLGANCYITKPVGFDAFIKVVNTLEEFWFTVVKMPPKP
- a CDS encoding PAS domain S-box protein → MFKLTPFRIILIYIVLSVTWIATSDLLVEAIAANTRMYTILSIIKGWLFIFVTASIMYGLMKQYAIGRDRADQALHESEERWKFALEGAGDGLWDWNVQTNEVFYSHQWKAMLGYGDDEIGNTLDEWDKRVHPGDKEYVYREIQRHFSGEAPVYMSEHRMLSRDGTYKWVLDRGKIVTRTSDGKALRVIGTHTDITERRRAGEALQESQERFKELADSLPQSVFECDLQGNFTYFNKTGLKAFGYTESDISAGMSVLQVVDPQDRQLVREAMERRLEGQQFGYTEFHALRRDGSTFFVGVHTAPIRRGDRTVGLRGLAIDMSDHKLVEAEMQKVEKLESLGILAGGIAHDFNNILTAILGNIALARMRLKPGSFEHDRLNDAEKASNHARDLTMQLLTFSKGGEPVTKTVAIDQVIRDAVGFALRGARVRSSLHFDVGLWPVEADAGQMSQVFQNLVLNACQAMPEGGVITIEACNAREEMLNVLPARRGRYVHVTVRDEGTGIPEEYLAKIFDPFFTTKQTGSGLGLAVTYSIIKNHGGQITVSSRIGQGTTFTLLLPASESPAAELQAASAVSFRGKGSILIMDDEEMVRNVAGDMVREFGFEVVFARDGLEAVRLYKDAADAGKPFVAVIMDLTIPGGMGGREAVQELLHIDPNVRAIASSGYSNDPVMANHREYGFSAVIAKPYKPEDLGLLLRDLLKA
- a CDS encoding RND transporter, with the protein product MVDVLAKLPWGILILACLTLGLAPFAPPHIWEKLHMLAKGELVRPIDWFDLVLHGTPWVLLMLKAIVSLTPK
- a CDS encoding HDOD domain-containing protein — its product is MNETIPETDLRILKTIEEHIFSGISRGINLSELNILDDVNAGKGKIEELGAKIAVKNPELAVTILEIARSVYFSHSTQAEVPDFFDAVMRLGADRVKLLFFSLSLFALGKGPEARLRAAKSASIGILGRTIAEQMNLKDELVRKVETGGLLSQLGKNALLKARELGMDLSDDFIEKHEKDLALIIMDRLDLDPFLKKAIGLSVIEFDEESLSLPGIIKLAEAMTEDSFRRYGKLVLKSPMPDSSDIVTRTPGDAIRRLFTALGVEEFLEVQETPTRRQLEARGKQKKGPVGTVRG
- a CDS encoding cation-translocating P-type ATPase; translation: MLNPSDISTPSGLSESEAAARLQTEGYNEIPSAKKRSTIAIALEVAREPMFLLLVACGAIYLVLGDLREAVMLLGFVFVVVGITLYQERKTERALEALRDLSSPRALVIREGRQRRIPGREVVRGDVIVLVEGDRVPADAVIQSCTNLSVDESLLTGESVSVRKKACNDTGGMTRPGGEDLPFLYSGTLVVKGQGIATVQVTGADTEMGKIGRALRIVETEETPLQRETEQIVRRLALLGLFLCTIVVIVYGVTRSNWLDGFLAGITLAMALLPEEFPVVLTIFLALGAWRISRQRVLTRRVPAVETLGAATVLCVDKTGTLTQNRMSVDTIWARNEFYGIDHSAQGAIPEQFHEVIEFSILASQKAPFDPMERAFKDLGEQSLSRTEHLHADWTLVREYPLSDHLMALSHVWQSPNGSEFVIASKGSPEAIADLCHLDRDRREELAKTVESLANKGLRILGVARSRFVSRDLPGQQHDFPFDFVGLVGLADPVRPGVQEATAECAAAGIRVIMITGDYAGTAASIASAIGLPTAAGIITGAELDAMDDGVLRERIRSVNIFARVVPEQKLRIVQALKANNEVVAMTGDGVNDAPALKAAHIGIAMGGRGTDVAREASALVLLDDDFSSIVKAVRMGRRIFDNLRKAVAYIVSVHVPIAGMSLIPVLFKLPLVLLPVHIVFLELIIDPACSIVFEAEPEEAGVMNRPPRGPATPLFSARTVAISLLQGLSVLIVLLAVFLMSLRRGQGADEARAMTFTTLIVANLCLIFINRSWTRPILSSLRTWNAALWSVTGGAVVFLALALSVPFFRRMFNFAVLHPVDVAVCVAAGIFSILWFEVLKLMNLRGQRSAPGA